One Panicum virgatum strain AP13 chromosome 3N, P.virgatum_v5, whole genome shotgun sequence DNA segment encodes these proteins:
- the LOC120665766 gene encoding uncharacterized protein LOC120665766, protein MASVVLLHAKLAAFVFSLTLLLSSALGARAAVVCEQLTAELCAFAVSSASRRCVLENTHRAGRPTVYQCRTSEVVVEDARLAGLVETDRCVRACGVDRATVGISSDSLLDPRVASAICSPACLQGCPNIVDLYSNLAAGEGVAFSELCEVHRANPRRAMAQLQSSGDAHGVRLDAAAPPPAAPPSESA, encoded by the exons ATGGCTTccgtcgtcctcctccacgCAAAGCTTGCAGCTTTCGTCTTCTCCCTgaccctcctcctctcctccgcgcTCG GGGCGAGGGCGGCCGTGGTGTGCGAGCAGCTGACGGCGGAGCTGTGCGCGTTCGCCGTGTCGTCGGCGTCGCGGCGGTGCGTGCTGGAGAACACGCACCGCGCGGGGCGGCCGACGGTGTACCAGTGCCGGACGTCGGAGGTGGTGGTCGAGGACGCGCGGCTGGCGGGCCTGGTGGAGACGGAccgctgcgtgcgcgcgtgcggcGTCGACCGCGCCACCGTCGGCATCTCCTCCGACTCCCTCCTCGACCCGCGCGTCGCCAGCGCCATCTGCTCGCCGGCGTGCCTCCAGGGGTGCCCCAACATCGTCGACCTCTACTccaacctcgccgccggagaGG GTGTAGCTTTCTCAGAATTGTGTGAGGTACACCGTGCGAACCCGCGCCGTGCCATGGCACAGCTCCAGAGCTCCGGTGATGCACATGGCGTGCGGTTggatgctgctgctcctccaccAGCTGCGCCTCCTTCAGAGTCAGCTTAA